The following are encoded together in the Triticum dicoccoides isolate Atlit2015 ecotype Zavitan chromosome 6B, WEW_v2.0, whole genome shotgun sequence genome:
- the LOC119325336 gene encoding uncharacterized protein LOC119325336 yields the protein MVAPRRRRRSPSGPDGRPHAGGGERSARGAMASEQKAAARVSVNRPAPSPKLNAGADRINALPDHLLLEILERLDLREAVRAGALSRRWRRLPKHLSRVDLDVAHFQGATPLEAMDAFTGAAWSLLAGVPLAESSALKSLILGFYMPSPSHLSTIGRLVQDVVSLGQTECLEFCISVPSRSNTVPQLAEIGRQFMSFCRTYPVAFSWLTSLALERLAFGTSDITELIRACGRLRCLILGLCRMVDLHSTLKIDTPHSGIQELKFTFVGCMQINLISVPKLRQVVCHYCFSSYVPLHFGYVPELRNVILNSRARAWQRPFALSECLSRSASNLSSLHLGFKQQMIRILPEHPKKLTAMFRNLTSVFLWGIFNECDLNWTLFILEAAPCLTCIDLSRHSCIETPDNSAEKTNVVWEPSKDLKHLNLKLLVIHGCEDEDKVTDYVRLVMERAVWPLIIQLQDEFPCSDCNATNLDRSKADKASRRRIKERLAHGSSSFVEIII from the exons ATGGTCGcgccgaggaggaggcggcgctcaCCGTCCGGTCCAGATGGACGGCCACACGCGGGAGGTGGCGAGCGGAGCGCCAGAGGAGCCATGGCCTCGGAGCAGAAGGCCGCCGCTAGGGTTTCAGTCAATCGGCCGGCCCCGTCGCCCAAGCTCAACGCCGGCGCGGACCGGATCAACGCTCTCCCCGACCACCTCCTCCTCGAGATCCTCGAGCGCCTTGACCTGCGCGAGGCGGTCCGTGCCGGGGCGCTCTCGAGACGGTGGCGGCGCCTCCCCAAGCACCTCTCGCGCGTGGACCTCGACGTCGCTCACTTCCAGGGCGCGACGCCGCTCGAGGCCATGGACGCGTTCACAGGTGCGGCCTGGTCGCTGCTCGCCGGGGTTCCCCTCGCCGAGAGCAGCGCCCTCAAGTCCCTTATCCTCGGCTTCTACATGCCTTCCCCTTCTCACCTGAGCACCATAGGCCGCCTCGTCCAGGACGTCGTGAGCTTGGGCCAGACCGAATGCCTTGAGTTTTGCATATCCGTGCCGTCCCGAAGCAACACCGTCCCGCAGCTTGCTGAGATTGGGCGGCAGTTCATGTCCTTCTGCCGCACCTACCCGGTCGCCTTCTCTTGGCTCACGAGTCTTGCACTCGAGCGCCTTGCATTTGGCACTTCTGACATCACCGAACTCATTCGCGCTTGTGGTAGGCTCAGGTGCCTCATCCTGGGTCTCTGCAGAATGGTTGATCTGCACTCCACACTTAAGATCGACACGCCGCACTCTGGGATCCAGGAGCTCAAGTTCACCTTTGTTGGGTGCATGCAGATCAACCTCATTTCTGTCCCTAAGCTTAGGCAAGTGGTGTGCCATTATTGCTTCTCGAGCTATGTTCCACTGCACTTTGGCTATGTTCCTGAGCTTCGCAATGTAATACTCAATTCTAGAGCCAGGGCATGGCAGAGGCCATTTGCGCTGAGCGAGTGCCTGTCAAGGAGTGCCAGCAATCTGTCAAGTCTTCATCTCGGTTTCAAGCAACAAATG ATTCGGATTCTGCCAGAACATCCGAAGAAGCTCACTGCTATGTTCAGAAACCTGACCTCTGTGTTTCTTTGGGGTATCTTCAATGAGTGTGATCTGAACTGGACACTGTTTATCCTTGAAGCTGCACCTTGCCTAACGTGTATTGAT TTATCTCGACATTCATGCATCGAGACGCCCGACAACAGTGCCGAGAAGACCAACGTGGTGTGGGAGCCATCCAAGGATTTGAAGCACCTAAACTTGAAGTTGCTGGTGATCCACGGGTGCGAGGATGAAGACAAGGTGACAGACTATGTAAGGCTTGTGATGGAACGAGCTGTGTGGCCGTTGATAATCCAGCTGCAGGATGAATTCCCATGCAGCGACTGCAATGCCACCAACCTTGACAGATCCAAGGCGGACAAAGCTAGCAGACGCCGGATTAAGGAGCGACTCGCGCATGGATCATCCTCATTTGTGGAGATAATTATCTGA